GCTCGGATTTCTGCGCAGCCAGGGAGAAAGCCAGTCCGCATGGGAAGGACTGTTGCAGGATCTGTATCGCCGTGGACTGGTGGGCGATCGCCTGCTGCTGATCGTCACCGATGGATGTGCCGGCTTAGCGGCGGCCATCCAGACGGTGTATCCACGCATTCCACATCAGCGCTGCTGGGTTCACAAGATGCGCAACATTCTCGAGAAGGTACGCAAGCGCGACTACGACGAAGTCAAGGCTGATGCCCAGGCCATCTATCGCGCGCAAAGCCGCCGCCAGGCCGAAGCCGCCTTTCGCCGCTTCCATCGTCGCTGGCATAGTGCATATCCGACCCTCACAGATCGGCTGGGAAACGATCTTCCAGAACTACTGTCTTTCTTCACCTTCCCCAGGCATTTATGGAAGAAGCTGCGCACCACCAATGTCATTGAACGCTGTTTTGTAGAAGTCCGACGACGCACTCGGCCCATGGTCTGCTTTGTCAATGTGCAGAGCGTGGATCGCATCATTTACTCGATCTTCCATCGCTTCAACCTCGATTGGAAGAGCCGCACCCTCAGGCTATTTACACAAGCTGCGTGACATCACCACGAGCATTTCGCTCGTGTAACCTATGGACGTGCCCCCTGAGACAGAACTGGCTGTCCCACCGAGAGCCGCATTTCAGCATCGCGATTTCCGGCTGTTCCAATTTGGGCGCGCGCTTTCGATCGTCGG
This genomic interval from Terriglobales bacterium contains the following:
- a CDS encoding IS256 family transposase; protein product: MGDLYGQTRLAWKGFFELQSERERDRYSGAGRYEREAQARKDYRNGYYERDFLTRFGTIRLRIARTRTKNFLPAGLEAFQRRAPELTMLVREAFLRGLSTRQVGRVIATLTDKPISAQSVSRLTRGLDEAVRSFHQAPLQDEWTYLFLDGVSLRVRRPAGRKRVQMLVAYGVRTDGTRHLLGFLRSQGESQSAWEGLLQDLYRRGLVGDRLLLIVTDGCAGLAAAIQTVYPRIPHQRCWVHKMRNILEKVRKRDYDEVKADAQAIYRAQSRRQAEAAFRRFHRRWHSAYPTLTDRLGNDLPELLSFFTFPRHLWKKLRTTNVIERCFVEVRRRTRPMVCFVNVQSVDRIIYSIFHRFNLDWKSRTLRLFTQAA